The DNA segment GCTACATCTGGCTTGTATGGAGTTGAGCTGACCTGCATAAACGATTGTGGCCGGTCGGATCCTCTGACTGACTCCATCGAGTTGTATCACATTGGCGGGGAGGTTCTCTTTTCGGATCCTGGTGATCACCCAGGACCTTACTGGGTCTATATAGGCTCTCAGGAAGGACTTTATCTGTCCGCCATGCTTTCTGTGATGGATTCAGCTTTGACCAATGATAGCGGTCTCTACCGGTTCGTCATTCCCTCGGGCAGTTACCGCGTGTGGTGTGAACTTGACACCATCCATGTTCAGGATGTTGACGTTGTTGATGCGCCAATTGATGACGTGAATCTCGATGTCGCCACCGGTGTAGATGATATTGATGAGTCTGGATTACCAAACACCTTTTCGTTATCCCAGAATTACCCCAACCCATTCAATCCGACGACTCAGATTGAGTTTGAGATTCCGAGGGCGAGTTTTGTCGAGATTCATATATATAACACGCTGGGGCAGCAGCTTCGCATACTGGTCAGCGAACGACTTTCAGCTGGTCGCAAGGTCGTGAGTTGGGATGGTACTGATGACGGAGGGATGCCGGTTGCTTCCGGGATATATTTCTACCGGATCAGCACGGATGGTTATGCCGAAGCCAAAAAGATGATCTTGCTGAAGTAGGTTCACCGTGAAGAAGTGCTATTTGCATTTGCCAACGTTTGTGACTTTGGTAGCAGCCCTGTTTTTACCTTTTGGAGCCTCGGCCCAAGACATGGAGATATATGACACCAAATTTGGTATTAAGAACATCACACCCAGCATCATAATTGATGAGAATAGTCTCACTGGCGACTATGACGTGTACTCGGTCAGCAAATATGGTCTAAGGACCATCTCTCCGGACGCCGTAATTGAGAACAACGAATACTTGGGTATCTGGAAAGTTTATCGAGTCAGTGACTACGGAGTGAAGGATTTCATGCCATCAATGGAAGCCGAAGAAAGTGAGTTTGATGGGACCGTTCGCATCTACGACGTCAATGAGTTGGGGTTGAAGGACATAGCACCGTCAGCTATCATTGAGAGGTCCTCATACTCCGATGAGATCAAAATCTATGATGTAAATGAGTACGGCATCAAGAATATCTCCCCTTCCGAGGTAATTCGTAAACAAGGTGACCAGTACAGTGTCTACAATGTAAGTGAGTATGGCATTCCCGAAGTCACGCCATCCCGCATTATCGAGGTCAAAGAGCAGCCTACCGTCTTTGGAATTGTGCTTCTACCTTCAATAACGCAAATCAAGTATGATCCTGCGAACACCAAGCTCAAAGCCATTCAGCGTTTCAAGGAATTGCCCGATAGTCTAAGCGAAAAGGAGGAATGGCGATCCAGCAAGAATAAGAAAGAGTCTGAGGGGAGTGATTTGTGAACCAGAATGCAGGCGAAGAATACATTGTATGTCCGTACTGTGATGCCACACTCAGGATTCCGAAGACTCAGCAGACACTCAAGATAACATGCCCCAGCTGCACTTCCGTCTTCTTCCACAATCTTCCAAGAAAACGGCCAAGAATAAATAAGAAGCTGGTTTGGGGAGCGATAATTGTAGCGGTCATCGTTCTGTTTGCTTTACTGAATCAGAATGATAGGCCACATTTGCCAACAAGTACGGGTCGTGATGCTGCAAGAAGCACCCCGAGCAATTGGATTTCTATTTCCTATGGCGGCCTTGTAGACAAGAATCTATTTACCCATAGCGGTGAGACGGTTGGCGCCATAATTACACGGATTCCACAATACG comes from the Candidatus Zixiibacteriota bacterium genome and includes:
- a CDS encoding exported hypothetical protein (Evidence 5 : Unknown function), producing the protein MKKCYLHLPTFVTLVAALFLPFGASAQDMEIYDTKFGIKNITPSIIIDENSLTGDYDVYSVSKYGLRTISPDAVIENNEYLGIWKVYRVSDYGVKDFMPSMEAEESEFDGTVRIYDVNELGLKDIAPSAIIERSSYSDEIKIYDVNEYGIKNISPSEVIRKQGDQYSVYNVSEYGIPEVTPSRIIEVKEQPTVFGIVLLPSITQIKYDPANTKLKAIQRFKELPDSLSEKEEWRSSKNKKESEGSDL